In Campylobacter sp., one DNA window encodes the following:
- the trpB gene encoding tryptophan synthase subunit beta, producing the protein MNKKAYFGSFGGQFVPETAMFALEELEDAYSTIAQTKEFKDELGCLLREYAGRPTPLYHAARLSEHYGHEIYLKREDLNHTGAHKINNALAQALLAKKMGKKKIIAETGAGQHGVATATAAALFGLECDVYMGETDAARQQLNAFRMQLLGANLIKIDTGLKTLKEATTAAIQAWVNEIESVFYVIGSAVGPHPYPKMVRDFQSVIGAETRSQLASKGIKADYVLACVGGGSNAIGIFSAFVDDPSVQLIGVEAGGLGAHTPYHAATITNGRAGIIHGMKTIVLQDKFGMIEPVHSISAGLDYPGVGPEHAHLHEISRAKYEAVTDDECITALKLLCRLEGIIPAIESAHALAYLQKLCPQLKGKKTIVVNVSGRGDKDMDTVMNYKKGTIYG; encoded by the coding sequence ATGAATAAAAAGGCGTATTTCGGGAGTTTCGGCGGGCAGTTCGTGCCTGAGACGGCGATGTTTGCGCTCGAGGAGTTGGAGGATGCGTACAGCACCATAGCGCAGACGAAGGAATTCAAAGATGAGCTAGGTTGCTTGCTGCGCGAATATGCGGGGCGTCCGACGCCGCTGTATCACGCCGCGCGTCTTAGCGAGCACTACGGACATGAAATTTATCTAAAGCGCGAGGATCTTAACCATACGGGCGCTCATAAGATCAACAACGCCCTAGCGCAAGCGTTGCTCGCCAAAAAAATGGGCAAAAAAAAGATCATCGCAGAAACCGGCGCGGGCCAGCACGGCGTGGCGACGGCGACGGCAGCGGCGCTATTTGGGCTTGAATGCGACGTGTATATGGGCGAGACCGACGCTGCACGCCAGCAGCTCAACGCCTTTAGAATGCAGCTTCTGGGTGCAAATTTAATCAAAATCGACACCGGCCTTAAAACGCTCAAAGAGGCCACCACTGCGGCGATTCAGGCGTGGGTGAACGAGATCGAGAGCGTATTTTACGTCATCGGCTCGGCGGTCGGACCGCATCCGTATCCGAAGATGGTTAGGGATTTTCAAAGCGTCATCGGCGCCGAGACCAGATCGCAGCTCGCAAGCAAGGGGATCAAAGCCGACTACGTCCTAGCCTGCGTGGGCGGCGGAAGCAATGCGATAGGAATTTTTAGCGCGTTCGTGGATGATCCTAGCGTGCAACTCATCGGCGTCGAAGCGGGCGGCTTGGGCGCGCATACCCCTTATCATGCAGCGACCATTACCAATGGACGCGCGGGCATCATCCACGGCATGAAAACGATCGTATTGCAGGATAAATTCGGCATGATCGAGCCTGTTCACAGCATCTCGGCGGGGCTTGATTATCCCGGCGTAGGCCCGGAGCACGCGCATCTGCACGAGATAAGTCGCGCAAAATACGAAGCGGTAACCGACGATGAGTGTATCACGGCGCTTAAACTGCTCTGTAGGCTTGAGGGCATCATCCCCGCGATCGAAAGCGCGCACGCGTTAGCGTATTTGCAAAAGCTCTGTCCGCAG
- a CDS encoding phytanoyl-CoA dioxygenase — translation MQINGKEIFEKGGLVFNLSRMTSLEYQDKYLVHATAKYYEDPVEMIDLLYDNCKNALLEQFEFCFLPYERDALRELMELIDKYTEDNSILKRDTYDYLVYQNKSWIEVRELALKTLYTFGYDLEDFDYD, via the coding sequence ATGCAAATTAACGGAAAAGAGATATTTGAGAAAGGCGGTCTTGTGTTTAATTTAAGCCGAATGACTTCTTTGGAATACCAGGATAAATATTTAGTACATGCCACGGCAAAATATTATGAAGACCCCGTGGAGATGATAGATTTGTTATATGATAATTGCAAGAATGCTTTATTGGAGCAATTCGAATTTTGCTTCCTGCCATACGAGAGGGATGCGCTAAGAGAGCTTATGGAACTTATAGATAAATATACTGAAGACAATAGTATATTAAAGAGAGATACTTACGATTATCTAGTCTATCAGAACAAATCCTGGATAGAGGTCAGAGAGCTAGCCTTAAAGACTTTGTATACCTTCGGGTATGATTTGGAAGACTTCGACTATGATTAA